The Mesorhizobium opportunistum WSM2075 DNA window CGCGATGCGGGCAATGCAGCTGCCGCCCGCGACCCGGCAGTTCCAGATGTGACCTTCGGCATCCATGCAGGAGCCGTCCGGCAAACCGCGCTGGAAGTCGCCGAAAAGCAGTCGCCGATTGGTGAGCCGCGAAGAGCCGCTGTCCCAGGCATAGCTGTAGAGTTCGTTCTTCATTGTGTCGGCGGTGATGAAGCGACCGTCCGGTGTCCATGCCATGGTGTTGGTGATGCCGAACCGGTCGTCGGACAGGCGCGTTACGACGCCATCCGGAGCAACCCGAAAAAGCTGTCCGGCCTCCTGCGTGATGGCGACGGGAGCATCATCGGGTCCGATGTTGTTGGCCATCGTGCCGATCCAGAACGAGCCATCGGGCGCGACGACGCCCTCGTTCAGCCGGATGTCGGGCCTGTCCGGCTCGATGGTCGCAATCGTTCGGAACGTCCCGCCGAAATCCCACAAGGCAATCTCGTTCCTGAGGCCGACAATTGCGCCTCCATCGGCGCGCAGGCCGATCGAGGTGACCAGATCGTGCGTCTCCCAAGACTCGTGAGCCAGGGTCAGCGGATCCAGCCGGTGGATCCTGCGGCCGATAATGTCGATCCAGACCAGCCGGTTGCGGCGGTCGTCCCAGACCAGGCTCTCGCCGACGACGTCGCGCGCATCGAAGAGCAGGCCAGCATTCATGTCGTGCATGCGGTTCCTCCAGGCGAGCGCATCCAGAAACGCACTTGACACATATCTTTCCCATGAACTAACAACAATTAAATAATAACCTGTCATACAGGTTTCGAGGGGACAACATGCAGGCTCCGACGGAAACGACGGGTGAACCGAATCCCGGCCTAGTGATCACGGCGATCCAGGCGATCACTCAGCACATCCGCACCGCGGGCCTTGCGGCGGGCGATCCGCTGCCGAGCGAAGCGGCCATGACACGCCAGCTCAATGTCTCGCGAACCGTCGT harbors:
- a CDS encoding SMP-30/gluconolactonase/LRE family protein, translated to MHDMNAGLLFDARDVVGESLVWDDRRNRLVWIDIIGRRIHRLDPLTLAHESWETHDLVTSIGLRADGGAIVGLRNEIALWDFGGTFRTIATIEPDRPDIRLNEGVVAPDGSFWIGTMANNIGPDDAPVAITQEAGQLFRVAPDGVVTRLSDDRFGITNTMAWTPDGRFITADTMKNELYSYAWDSGSSRLTNRRLLFGDFQRGLPDGSCMDAEGHIWNCRVAGGSCIARIAPDGRLDRIVELPCSWPTSCTFGGADLDILFITSARFTMTAEDLESRRHEGGLFALRPGERGQSINRFG